ATAAGGCGAAAGATGCCGCGATGTGCAGAAAAATAAGAAATCGGTGGTTGCATCGACGAACAATAGTCGATCGTTTATGGTTGCCCACGATCAAGGTTTATCATTAGCAAAATAGTAGCGAAAATGTAAAACACTCTCTGCTGCAAGGAAGCCGACAGGGATGCACGCGAAGGTAGTAAACAAATGTAACCTCTACCAGCACTACTACTAGCTTAACGGTGGGCAAGAGGCAGTATGGACGTTAATGCGCTcaatagtttattttaaaaaattgatCACTGTCTTGCACTTAAATATAAGCAACCGCCTGCGTGTGCCTGCTGCAGTGATGCTGTACGGTTTACAGAACTATGTAAATGCTAAGAAACGAACATCATCCGAGCATCAGCGAAAAGATCGCCAATGTGGCGGACGCGCTCTCCAGCACCGTTTGTTATGGTTTTGCGTTATGATAAGCGCTGATAAATGATAGAGAAAGAGTTGAAGAGAAAAGtaacgacgatggtgatggcgTGCGGACGAGGGGATGCTTACAAGCATCCCTACAGTTGCCTTTCGTTTGTGCGGTCGTCCTTCAGCAAGGGACACCGGGGACTGACCCTTGACACTCATAAAGCTCTCATCCATACGCTTCCGTATCAATCACGCACATTCTAGCTCATTGTCCTTTTTGATTTCTTCTTGGTCCTTACCTTGTATTTAACACTTTCCGCGCAAAAAGGCGATTCAGGAGCGCCACCCGGACTGAGAGGCGGCAGCAAACCGAGGTCGCATGCATTTAGTAGTGTGAGCGATGGTCACCTCCgatgggcaaaaaaaatcgaaaaaagtgCAGTCTCGGGTATATTATCCCAGCGATGgacaacttttttttattcaatcgcGCTTATTAAGGCGCTGACGATCAGTTtagtatttttgtttttttttttcgtttcttttacCCCaggacatttttcttctctggtTGAATTTAGTCCCTTGCGGTGATCCTGTGGGTGCTCGTTGGCTGGCTATatgatgattttgtttcaCTCGCAAAAAACTGAAGGCCAAACCGAACGGATAGATAAAGCGTTTTACTACGTGGTGCGTCGTTTGTAGATTAGTATAAAATGGTTAACATTGAGATTGACGCGAGCCGTTCAATATGGCAACGCAGCGCAACTTCGAATTTCGACACTTGGGGGGAGAAAGAACGCACCGAGCCCAACGAACGacaaagggaaaacaaacggacccCAGGTGCCCCGCGGAATGCGATGTAACGATAAGATACTGCTTCCGATCGAAGGGACAAGCAAAGCGGAGATTGCCAACCTGTCGGCAGGAACACGTACCGGCAATCATAGACAAATGGTGCATCTGTGCTAAACTTGAAATCAAATGAGGCGAAAAAGTAGGAGCACGGAAGTCGAAATGAAAAAGACGAGAAAAAACGGCCCTTGCAGTCTTTGGAGAGAACTGAAAGGAACAATATGAATTAACTGTatgaaatgaattattattaCAAGCGATAtaagaattaaataaaattcataaaaaagaaacactgtCCAACATCCTTTTGGGGAATGActaagaaaatttatttattctacaCCGATTGCGGCATGCACGGGATTCACGCTTCCCGTTCTCCTTTTATCAGTAACCTTCGGTTGGGTTCGTTTTGTAGTTCTAGCTCTGCCCGTTTAATAACCCACCGTTCGTCGGATCCTAGCTCGGCCCAGAAATAGTactttcctttcgttttcggaCCCCTCACCGGCACCGTAAAGCTTTCGACCTTTCCTCCGCCGaattttttgctctcctcaCCGATATCGAAGCTCAAATCCTTGATCGGTTCACCGAGCAGCTGAACGGCGCCTGTGAATCGTGTAAAAATCGTAATGAAGCCGAATTTAGGATGTTCAGGGTTATTCCACTAACCGGCATGGGAACGCAACAGCTTCATTGAGTCCTTGTAGTACGTTTGCTTGCGTACTTTATCCTCCAGCTTCACCTTCATTACCAGGGCGGCCGTAATGCCGCCGATGGCTATGTACATTGCCGTTTTCCCGAGAGTTTTCAGTGA
The nucleotide sequence above comes from Anopheles bellator chromosome 1, idAnoBellAS_SP24_06.2, whole genome shotgun sequence. Encoded proteins:
- the LOC131205972 gene encoding uncharacterized protein LOC131205972, whose translation is MVSLKTLGKTAMYIAIGGITAALVMKVKLEDKVRKQTYYKDSMKLLRSHAGAVQLLGEPIKDLSFDIGEESKKFGGGKVESFTVPVRGPKTKGKYYFWAELGSDERWVIKRAELELQNEPNRRLLIKGEREA